The region CAAGGCCCGTGTGTTTCAGTGTAGCTCCGGACCACAAAATGGCTCGGACAAATTTCGGGTCATCCCCTCTGCCTGCTCCGAGGGCGCGCTTGGCTTAAGACTGGCATTTTGTCCCACGTGACCAAAAGAGTAAATGTACTGATAGGCTGCTTAAAGTTTCTCCCCCAGAGGACCCAGACACCAGACTGATTATCAACAAGCTGGCCTCTTTAGTGGCGGAGGGGGGACCCGAGCTGGAGAGGAGGGCCAAGGAGGACTACAAGGACGATCCGCTTTTCTCGTAAGTCTGAAGGACAGATCCTCTCCTCCAGCTTTATTGAACTCATAAAGTTTTTAACctcatgtgcccccccccccccccaaccacagATTTTTGACCGATAGAAACAGTATGGAGTATCTATACTACAAAAAGAGAGTTGCCGAATTAAGAAGGAACGCGCCTGCGCCCAAAAACACGTCAGTTAATGGTAAGTTGTCTTATGGCAGCTCATATTCCTTCATTTTAGAAGCTGAAATGTGCactcaggggtgtcaaacatatggcccgTGAGCCAGAACTGGCTCATCAGTTGAGCCAATCAGGACATATCGCAAACTGAAGTTTTTCACCAAAATTAACAGTTGGGTCTAATTTGGTCCACTGAATGGCACACTGATGACCACTTAAAGGACGTTCAGATATTTGGCCGTGACTATGGATTTGATGCAAAAATGTCGTGCTCATTTTTGGTAAGAAAATTCAAATTGATCTGCAGAATGTAcgtggaattaaaaaaaaaaagcttgaaatatttttgacccatcATTATTTATATCTTATTAGGCCACGGAGATGTTTGTCTTACCCACTTGAGATCAAACTTGAGTGAAAGTGAATTAAAttgtgtttgacacccctggcctACAATGTATTACTTTTGTCACTTACCATTCTGTTCAATCTGACATACAAGTTTGGTCTTGTAATGATACTTTGTCATTACTGTCATATACAATGCACTTTATTGCACCAGgtaatttttaatttacttgtactttgacttgtaacttttttttttttttgtagataagAGCTATCAcatgacagaatttttttttttgtcatgaggtgcaagcaaatatttgagttacAATTGTTAAATTGGTGACATCAAAATAACACcagtttttcttaaaaaaaaaaaaagccaagctgtttattgccactcccactTAAAGCTATGAATGTAGAATTttcaatttcgaatcgctactgccacctgctgacgaaaaactGAAACCGCTCatacccttcttcacgtacacaccCGTCACATCCACAGACGGGACACgagaaattcgaacccgaatccaacctgaaaactattggccagaggcttgcaggagtacccattgtgaacagctgagttgttaatctactaattagaaaacATTTCgatcataaatggtcaaataagaaggctactgtaaagatattttgggggaattttttccccatattgCAGCATTAAATGCCCATTCAGTTATCATGATGTCAGACTGCTGAATGTTTTCATTCtattgattaactctttgactgccaaaaacgttaaataacgtttagtaaaatcctatggaggggtgccaaagacgttaaaagacgtttttttccaaaacagaggtgaaactaaccattttctattgttgattactgaaaaacggaataaggtagaaacaaacttttttttctgatgaaagatgaaagtccaatcttcatctatcatttggtagtatgtgtgtttccatagtccaaacacatcattttctgtggaccttgaaagatcagtcaaaatgcttaaatcggctggcacccacggcatcccttttctgaaaacgtctggcagtcaaagagttaaaaagctaTACAATTTatcaattcaaataaaaaaacactcttGTTAAATTACAAGTTTTGTGGTCTGAGCAGAATTCCACTCTTAAGTCAAGGCACCATTGTTGATCAAATCAGAGTTCTCATTTAGTTTCATATTTAGTGCTATGCGTACATTGCAAGTAGTTGTTTACCTATCATCTCACGTTTCCCTGATTTGGGAGAGAGAACAAAAGACATAacctacttttttctttattacgGATTTATCTCAATGCTTTCACTCGTACAATTAAAACTCAGTTTGTGACGTCATCATCTTATATCATCCATGAACCAGAAAGTAGCTTGCTAACTAAAGGATGGAGAGTTTAGCGTTTtggatctccccccccccccccctttttttattttattttttttactcccaaaCAAGCAATTTTAGACAAATTAAGTTGCAACTTATAGGTAGGGAGAATACAAAGATGTCATTAACACAGTGACGACAGTAAGTACAGGTATGAATGGCACCAGGTGTGCGTCGACATAAAGTATGAGTTGCCATTGTGCGTATTTGGTCAACTCGATTCCCATTCACCAGTGCTGTCCTCGTTGCTCCTCCTCCCTCTTTTTGTTTTATCCTCCATTAGCTCTAGACTGGTGATGTATGATGCCAGTTGAGTTTGGTACAGTAGTAGAGTGTCATTTGAGCCCCAGTACTGATAGACTGCTTAAAGTCTCCCCCCCAGTGGACGCGGAAAGCCAGCAAGTGGCCGAGAAGCTGGCCAGGTTTGTGGCTGAGGGTGGCCCAGAGGTGGAAAGCATCGCCATCGAGCGTAACCGCGACAACCCCACCTTCAGGTCGGCTTCTTTCAAAGCAACGTTCGCACCAGCCCAGTAAATGCTCATTTGTCGTTAACCTTgcgtgactttttttgttttgttttgtttcgatCCCTCcagttttttatttgaccaccAAAACCCAGCCAACCGTTACTACAAAGAGAAGCTACGGGAATATCGTGCCGCAGCCTCCCAGACGTCCTCACCGTCGTCAGCGGAGTCCAGGACGGAGCCGCCGAAAGCGGCTGCTCCTCCTCCACGAGCCCAGATCGCGTTCTCGCCGGCGTCTCAAGCACACGGTCAGGCGGAAGATACGACAGCGCCTGTCAAACGCAAGAGGAAGAGTAGATGGGGGGCCGAAGATGACAAAGTGGAGCTTCCCATTCCGGCCATCGTCGCCCCTCAGGAACTTGGCGTGCCGGACCCCAACATGCCGTCTCTCTCTGGTACTTGACATACATGCTCAGTGAACTCTTCAAATGTGCAGGTTTTTCCTAAATACGGCAGAACCTCATTTTCGTGATCATTCTAAAACTGAATCAAATCTGTGACACCAGCAGAcactatatattttattttgctttttttttctctctcacataCCTTTAAATTGAAAACAAGTGAGACAAACTATATGTATTGatgaatatataaaaaataataatatatatatattaattaattaattaaaaatacatgaaatatataagtataatataataaaataaaataaataaaaatgattagtgctgtcactattgaatatttttagaattgattatcggttattcaatcgattaatcaactcattagattcatttttttattatatttttgcattacaaaagcaaagtaaaaacagatgtttgcaaatgtcttatttgaattaaacacagaagataatcagtcttctttcatgaaggactacaaaaccgtgaacaattactgttgatttgctgaaatcagagaatttggaccatttaaaaaaaaaaaataaggctcaataataataaaaataaattgtatttgtaatgcactttacatttccAAAGAAATggcaaagtgcaaaaaaaaaaaaaaagttgaacagtGCAGGTTTGTGATCTCAATGTCACCCTCAAcaatatacagggatgtgatttttccgctaattcgcggaattccgctttttttttatctccctcccaaaaaaaaaaaattccgatttttttattttttttatttattttttttgtagttcattgtgtatgcacatgactccgacagataacatcttctgctataacaaagacatttgtggtatgctctaatatgagttacttttcatttggtcatgatacaattatttgttcatgaaatttgaactcttcaacattatttatgtgttaacttagtaatcacattagttagatatgatgatattctcagtgatagtttttaaaagcaaaggcagtccaatgtttttgaatgtgactgattttgagttgactaaaactgccattttatatgggatagttcaatatacattgaaaatttatgctgttgttttgtctatttctttgtcatgtgagtgcattgaaagtacttaaaaacacggaaaacccatgagctccggccttgtccccccaccaaggcactaccctggacctagctgggtgccagcggcccccagaccccggctaaattttcagataatttcactttggtcaaatcacatccctgaatataGAAAACATAAAGCTTTAAAAGGCCTTCTGAAATAAATGTGTCTTTAgatctttttttaaaggcctcTACACTTTGTGGGGCCCTTCGGGGCATTCCAGAGCCTACAAttatgcgattttttttaaaaagtatttgtcgatttatttgataatcgattacttgtcgattgatcaattaattttgacagctctgaaatatatattaaaacatgAATATTGTGGTCATGTCCCTTGTGTTTTAGCTCAAGATCTTCAAGGCCTTGGTTATAAGAAGGGGAAGCCCGCTGGTCTTGTTGGTGTGACAGAACTGTCTGAAGACCAGAAGAAACAGCTAAAGGAGCAACAAGAGGTACGCAGTTGTTCGTACACACAaggtgaaacaaaaaaaaatcagtttagcTCCGGCCCACAAGGAAAAGAAACAATGTCACTCCTGGCttgtgcactccatttaccatgtGACTGCCTTGCACTTGTTGAGAAAGGACACCATGACTAGACCAGGTGAGCTGAATTGGATGTGAGCTGCTAATGGAATCATTTTGCAGATGCAAGAGATGTACGACATGATCATGAAGCACAAGCGCGCAATGGCCGAGATGCAGCAGATGTGGGACAAGGCCATCAAAGACCACCAGCACGAATATGACAGCGACGAGGATGTGGACCAGGAGGCGGGCACTTGGGAGCATCAGCTCCGAAAAATGGAAATGGAGAAGACGCGAGGTACGGCTGGCAGTCATTAACAAACAGGCAGCAGTTGACTAGCATTTCAGTGAGCAGCGTCTTACAATTGGATCGTGTTGCTGTGCTGATTTCCTCAGAGTGGGCAGAATCTCTGACCGATATGGGCAAAGGGAAACACTTCATTGGAGACTTCCTGCCTCCTGAGGAGCTGGATAAGTTCATGGAGACTTTCAAAGCACTCAAGGTCAGCTGTTGTTGGGATTCTCTTGAAATAACAAGGAAGGGAAttactattgaatatttttaataattaattaagttGAATTTTCAATAGTTCCGCATAGCACAACTATGATGGCCAACATAAGGTATTGACAGGATCGAGGAGTGGACAAGCTATGAATGAATAAATCCACGTGTTGTCTTCCATCCGCGCTTCTTTTCTTTTGCCCTCTTTTTCCTTCTATGAGGAAAGTAAAAGCGACGCTGGCGTGAATGCACGTCTCTCGTTCCTTTGCAGGAGGGGCGTGACCCGGATTACTCTGAGTACAAAGAGTTCAAGTTGACGGTGGAGAATCTGGGTTTCCGCATGCTGATGAAGATGGGCTGGAAGGAAGGCGAAGGTCTCGGCAGCGACGGGCAGGGCATCAAAGCTCCTGTCAACAAGTGCGTATTCGTCTTCGCAAATGCGTAGCCTTTCATCTCATTCGTTTTGATTCTTGATTTGTTGAATGGAGTTAACATCACTTGGTCATCCTGcatagaaaacaaaatattgattaTGTCAAAACCCTTTTCGTTTTTTATTATATCTTGATGGGATTCATTTTGTCTGTGCGTGTGTAGAACACAGTTTTGTTTGATCACAATTAAATGTGTGATAAtacttatgattttttttcccaagctaGTTTGTTTGATCTCAGATTCAATAGCATTTAAATGACagttaacattttcatttgagttgACCACGTTATTACTGAAGAAGGATCTGGTTTAGAAGGACAACTTTTTTGCAAAAgtgaaaaatgatcaaattctTGGTTGgttaatgtgatcatttttgcattttgacCACAACAACCTCCCTCCTCACATCCCTTGTGTTTTTATGTCAACGAATAAAACCGTCACTTAGGATACAGTGGCTcttactttgttttgttttttgtctatattacagtaaacaaatatAAAGTAACTCTTTGTGAAGCTTTACGCCTTTTAAAATCCCTTTTCCTGGTGTGTGTTTGTCAAGAccacttttttctttacatAACTGTGAAAGACATTATCCAATACCTTCTTGGCTGTGGAAACGGATTTAAGTGCTTCTCTGATGGGCTGCAGGGGCACGACAGCGATGAATGGAGCAGGCTTTGGCGTTGACCGTCCAGCCGATCTGTCAAAAAGCGACGATGAGTATGATGCCTTCAGAAAGAGGATGATGCTCGCCTACCGCTTTCGGCCGAATCCACTGGTAAGCAGACGTCTCCTACTCTTTTCTATACGACACCATAAATGTGTCAAAACAACTGATCACTGaatttaatcaaatgttttcacaGAATAATCCACGGAGACCATATTACTGACAGAAGACGGCTGCTTACATAAATGGAAGGAAATCATAGAGTGTTGTCAAATTAAATTTCCTCGCACAGTAGAAATATTTGACAGTGTATGTTAGATTCACACTAAATGTTAGGCTTCATTCAGGTTTGAATATCCCAACTGCTTCTTTATCAACAATTACTGTACTGTGTTTCACCGGAAATAATTAAAGACGCCCTGTACATTTCCATGTGTCCCACATTATTCCGTTTTCAGTGTATCTGGTTTCAAAGCCCTTTCTTTGTTTCATAATTATTGTCTGCTttaattacagtacattttacaatattGACTGGAGTTGTCTGAGATGTGTGTGTGATAAGTAGGCACTAAAGCTGTCCAGGCGTTTATAGTTTACCCATGCACAATAACTATTAACAATACtaccgccccccacccccctccggTTCTGAACATGGGGGATTGCTGTTCGGAGGAGCCCACTCGTGAGAAGGGTGACAGATAAGTGAAATCGGACCTTCACCCCATTCCCCAAGGGGGCTTACTCAAGATAATTATAACTCTGAAACCCTCAGCCAAGCAAACGTCACTCTAGAATTGGACAAGGCATTATTAAGTGACGACTTAACCACACTGTAAAGCTCTCACACATGCTTTGCTTATTAGTGTGAGgaggaaaaaagtaaatatttctaAGCGTTGTCCCTGCAAGGTGGCTCGTGTTTTCCAGCGATGAATGAAACCGGCTCATGATTTGCAAATGACCGCATGCCAACATTGAGGAGACGCGCTTCCTTAACGTTTCCGACAAAGCCATAATGTTGCTATTTGAAAATGATGTTTTGTCAGCCAGCTTGCTGGCCGCTCTTGGACTTTGCATCTTTGCAAACTTTGATTTGACGCAGTAACGCGCTGACTGTCAGTGCGAGTTGACTTGAGTTAAGGAGGGAGGTAAACAAGATGGCGACAACCTGACTGGCAGAGTAATACGAAGAGTCCGAAAAATATGAAATCAGATGAAACTTGGCTCGAAGCGCAGTTTTATTATTCTGAGGACGGACACGCGAGAAACGAATAAGGCCTGCGGCTGAGCAAAGATACACGCGGGATTTTGGTGAGTTTTCCACGCCGGAGGACTTGGCGatgaactagctagctagcagtttACATTGGGACTTGAACGCAACCCCGGTTAGCTTGCGTTAGCTGGATTTATCTGGATGATGCTGTGGTCGTCAGGGCATGTTCAGCTACTGCTCCGGTTTAGGATAAAGATACGCACACCGACAGTTTCGTTTGACTTTTCTCCCAACATCACCGGTAAATGGGAAGCGCTTGTCTTGACGTTTGTAGTGTGAATGATGGCTAGCTA is a window of Vanacampus margaritifer isolate UIUO_Vmar chromosome 2, RoL_Vmar_1.0, whole genome shotgun sequence DNA encoding:
- the sugp1 gene encoding LOW QUALITY PROTEIN: SURP and G-patch domain-containing protein 1 (The sequence of the model RefSeq protein was modified relative to this genomic sequence to represent the inferred CDS: deleted 1 base in 1 codon); this encodes MESSDTGRGGWKNKNAQPQKQKMNMNIIRQEQLIAEKKKEIEAKLAEQAKINAQTPNKCLPASSPTMQGPSSNKFVNDGSFLQQFMTMQKQKPNSVSGSPSDTKSQSSSPGGNALQKKSILVGKRPGVGSMLSQFKSYSQSKKSPVLSQRPSVFCSPDDDDDEEEIDFSEFLNMKVSPPEDPDTRLIINKLASLVAEGGPELERRAKEDYKDDPLFSFLTDRNSMEYLYYKKRVAELRRNAPAPKNTSVNVSPPVDAESQQVAEKLARFVAEGGPEVESIAIERNRDNPTFSFLFDHQNPANRYYKEKLREYRAAASQTSSPSSAESRTEPPKAAAPPPRAQIAFSPASQAHGQAEDTTAPVKRKRKSRWGAEDDKVELPIPAIVAPQELGVPDPNMPSLSAQDLQGLGYKKGKPAGLVGVTELSEDQKKQLKEQQEMQEMYDMIMKHKRAMAEMQQMWDKAIKDHQHEYDSDEDVDQEAGTWEHQLRKMEMEKTREWAESLTDMGKGKHFIGDFLPPEELDKFMETFKALKEGRDPDYSEYKEFKLTVENLGFRMLMKMGWKEGEGLGSDGQGIKAPVNKGTTAMNGAGFGVDRPADLSKSDDEYDAFRKRMMLAYRFRPNPLNNPRRPYY